One genomic window of Halobellus limi includes the following:
- a CDS encoding DUF7342 family protein, producing MSEDPGQDIHASMTRGERIRAAARTLRTPRTASWVADETDVSVKTAQKYLDQLVADNVLRKLEQGDQTLYCVDQLMATYREVASLQREHTREELTSALESMRSEITEWKTAYDVETPGELRATIADLDDPDEITARREAATEWEHLADRIPIVRAALNEYDWASEHDSVSV from the coding sequence ATGTCCGAAGATCCAGGCCAAGATATTCACGCCTCGATGACGAGGGGGGAGCGTATCCGCGCGGCAGCACGAACGCTGCGGACACCTCGAACCGCTTCTTGGGTCGCCGATGAGACCGATGTCTCGGTCAAAACAGCGCAAAAGTACCTCGACCAGCTCGTCGCCGACAACGTCTTGCGGAAACTCGAGCAGGGCGACCAGACGCTCTACTGCGTCGATCAGCTGATGGCGACCTATCGTGAAGTCGCCTCCCTCCAGCGCGAGCACACGCGAGAAGAACTCACGTCCGCGCTCGAGTCGATGCGGTCCGAGATTACGGAGTGGAAGACGGCATACGACGTCGAAACGCCGGGCGAGCTGCGTGCAACCATCGCCGACCTCGACGATCCTGACGAAATCACAGCCCGCCGGGAGGCAGCTACCGAATGGGAACACCTTGCGGATCGCATTCCCATCGTTCGCGCCGCACTCAACGAATACGATTGGGCAAGCGAGCACGACTCCGTCTCCGTCT
- a CDS encoding MBL fold metallo-hydrolase produces MRVTLLGTGSALPSANRLQAGIHLERNDHHLLVDCGSGVTHRLAQAGIDHRDVDTVLLTHHHLDHVADLTTLAKARWLEGHPSFTVVGPPGTQEICERLFGIDDLDTRIDLKITELDADPAAFDLGPYRVSTAQTKHSKPGFAYRFDDALTISGDTAPTQAVAALADGSNVLVHECAYPDGTDTETHSTPSALGRTLADVDVDVGRVLLTHLFPETGVQTEELAETVSQYTDAAVDVVSDGDEVTIG; encoded by the coding sequence ATGCGCGTCACGTTGCTCGGCACCGGAAGCGCCCTTCCCTCCGCGAACAGGCTCCAGGCGGGGATCCACCTCGAACGGAACGACCATCACCTGCTCGTCGACTGCGGGAGCGGCGTCACCCACCGCCTCGCACAGGCGGGAATCGATCACCGGGACGTCGACACCGTCCTCCTGACGCACCACCACCTCGATCACGTCGCCGACCTGACGACGCTGGCGAAGGCGCGCTGGCTGGAGGGGCACCCCTCGTTCACCGTGGTCGGCCCACCCGGCACTCAGGAGATCTGCGAGCGGCTGTTCGGGATCGACGACCTCGATACCAGAATCGACCTGAAGATAACGGAACTCGACGCCGACCCCGCCGCCTTCGATCTCGGCCCGTATCGCGTCTCGACGGCGCAGACGAAGCACTCGAAGCCGGGATTTGCTTACCGGTTCGACGACGCGCTCACGATCAGCGGCGACACGGCGCCTACCCAAGCCGTCGCCGCCCTCGCGGACGGGTCGAACGTCCTGGTCCACGAGTGTGCGTACCCGGACGGAACCGACACCGAGACCCACTCGACGCCGTCGGCGCTCGGCCGAACGCTCGCCGACGTCGACGTCGATGTCGGCCGCGTGCTCCTCACCCACCTCTTCCCGGAGACGGGGGTACAGACCGAGGAGCTCGCGGAGACCGTCAGTCAGTACACGGACGCGGCGGTCGACGTCGTGTCCGACGGGGACGAGGTGACTATCGGGTGA
- a CDS encoding nucleotidyltransferase family protein, producing MQGLVPAAGRGTRLGALTDERPKGLVEVAERPLLAYAFDAAIDAGVTELVVVVGYEGAQIVDRFGDAYRDVPLTYVHQRERLGLGHAVLQAEPHVDERFLLVNGDNVFADALDPVVEAADSPGVDGALAVESVSREVARTTGVLELDDGTVTGIVEKPDEAPSTLVTTGCYVLPPEIFRACRLLRPTAEGEYQLSEAVGLLLHAGYTFETVEAGDRVNVNTPEDLDRAAALVS from the coding sequence ATGCAGGGACTCGTGCCGGCCGCCGGGCGGGGCACGCGACTCGGCGCGCTGACCGACGAGCGGCCCAAGGGCCTCGTCGAGGTGGCCGAGCGACCGCTTCTCGCGTACGCGTTCGACGCGGCGATCGACGCCGGCGTCACCGAACTGGTGGTCGTCGTCGGCTACGAGGGCGCACAGATCGTCGACCGGTTCGGCGACGCCTACCGCGACGTACCCCTCACGTACGTCCACCAGCGCGAGCGGCTAGGGCTCGGTCACGCGGTGCTGCAGGCCGAACCGCACGTCGACGAGCGGTTCCTGCTCGTGAACGGGGACAACGTCTTCGCGGACGCGCTCGACCCGGTCGTCGAGGCGGCCGACTCACCCGGCGTCGACGGCGCGCTCGCGGTCGAGTCGGTCTCGCGCGAGGTCGCGCGGACGACGGGCGTGCTCGAACTCGACGACGGGACGGTCACCGGAATCGTCGAGAAGCCGGACGAGGCGCCGTCGACGCTGGTCACGACAGGGTGTTACGTGCTGCCACCGGAGATCTTCCGCGCGTGTCGACTCCTTCGGCCCACAGCCGAGGGGGAGTACCAACTAAGCGAGGCAGTCGGGCTACTGCTCCACGCGGGGTACACGTTCGAGACGGTCGAGGCCGGTGACCGCGTCAACGTGAACACTCCCGAGGATCTCGACCGCGCCGCGGCGCTGGTGTCGTGA
- a CDS encoding glycosyltransferase family 2 protein, protein MASTEVQNQQRGEVQHDEDTTVPETDLLLGADSEIDPMVSIVMPTMNEEAGIRECIERVKRAIRKSGYSTEVIISDDSTDRTPEIARELGAIVVEPEESGYGYAYRYAFEHCRGDYIVIGDADTTYDFEQFPKLLEPVIRGEADMVMGSRLEGDIKPGAMPALHQYVGNPLLTKFLNVFYDAGVSDAHSGFRAFRAGMLDELHLQTTGMEFASEMIMDAGARDVTIEEIPIVYHEREGEATLESFRDGWRHVRFMLLNAPGYLFSIPGTVMGVLGLLVLLLAFSDISLGSTSFGIHTAIAGSLLTLVGFQVSIMGAFATIASDPIQRPNDVLTETIVEHLTLERMSTLGLIVFTGGAVYATWLVVQWAQTGFTQLPMVIGDVVAFTAIVLGVQIVFNAFFMSAIANRE, encoded by the coding sequence ATGGCATCAACAGAGGTTCAGAACCAGCAGCGCGGCGAGGTACAGCACGACGAAGACACGACGGTACCCGAGACGGACCTCCTACTCGGCGCGGACAGCGAGATCGACCCGATGGTCAGCATCGTGATGCCCACGATGAACGAAGAGGCGGGCATCCGCGAGTGCATCGAACGGGTGAAGCGAGCGATTCGGAAGTCGGGCTATTCGACCGAGGTCATCATCAGCGACGACTCGACGGACCGCACGCCGGAGATCGCCCGGGAACTGGGCGCGATCGTCGTCGAACCCGAAGAGTCGGGCTACGGCTACGCCTACCGGTACGCGTTCGAACACTGTCGGGGAGATTACATCGTCATCGGCGACGCGGACACGACGTACGACTTCGAGCAGTTCCCCAAACTCCTCGAACCGGTCATTCGTGGCGAGGCCGATATGGTGATGGGCAGTCGGTTGGAGGGCGACATCAAGCCGGGCGCGATGCCGGCGCTCCACCAGTACGTCGGGAACCCCCTGTTGACGAAGTTCCTGAACGTCTTCTACGACGCGGGCGTCAGCGACGCGCACTCGGGATTCCGCGCGTTCCGAGCGGGGATGCTCGACGAGTTGCACCTCCAGACGACGGGGATGGAGTTCGCCTCGGAGATGATTATGGACGCCGGCGCTCGCGACGTCACGATCGAGGAGATCCCGATCGTCTACCACGAACGCGAGGGCGAGGCGACGCTGGAGAGCTTCCGCGACGGGTGGCGGCACGTCCGCTTTATGCTGTTGAATGCCCCGGGGTATCTGTTTTCGATCCCCGGGACCGTGATGGGCGTCCTGGGACTGCTCGTCCTGCTTTTGGCCTTCAGCGATATCTCACTCGGCAGCACCTCGTTCGGGATCCACACGGCCATCGCGGGGTCGTTGCTGACGCTCGTCGGTTTTCAGGTGAGCATTATGGGTGCGTTCGCGACCATCGCGAGCGATCCGATCCAACGCCCGAACGACGTGCTCACGGAGACCATCGTCGAGCACCTGACGCTCGAACGGATGTCCACGCTGGGGTTGATAGTGTTCACCGGCGGGGCCGTCTACGCCACCTGGCTGGTCGTCCAGTGGGCCCAGACGGGCTTCACCCAACTGCCGATGGTGATCGGCGACGTCGTGGCGTTCACCGCGATCGTCCTGGGCGTGCAGATCGTCTTCAACGCGTTCTTTATGAGCGCGATCGCGAACCGCGAGTAG
- a CDS encoding ABC transporter permease — MWLLSKLRAVVGIAVQQLRHDRGRTVLAVIGICLAVLSMTLLGSVGLGVIETGEEKFDESGRDLWVTGGPVQLSPGSVGGFENTVYDAHPMAENISAREDVNTAVPLAFQTVYISANGSEFDTLIGTGAPARGGSVRITEGSGFSSRDTHYADGTYDGPMTHEVVISPQTAELYDVGVNDTLYIGGSIGGARNNEFRIVGVSPTFSRFLGTPTVVLHLSELQELTGQTANDKATMITVDVADDADVARVERDLQAAYPEYDVRTNREQLQATLERQAVLLAAGGSLVVLAAIAGIALTTNLLLSLVYQQRRILAALRAQGATASTLVGVVGTQAILLSLAGGLLGAALTVPAIRVLNVVAETVVGFENVVSVQPRILLAGIAVALVIGIGGALVAGWRVSRLSPLEELS, encoded by the coding sequence ATGTGGCTGCTCTCGAAACTCCGGGCCGTGGTCGGCATCGCCGTCCAGCAGCTGCGACACGACCGCGGGCGGACGGTTCTCGCAGTCATAGGAATCTGCCTGGCGGTGCTCTCGATGACGCTACTCGGAAGCGTCGGGCTCGGCGTCATCGAGACCGGCGAAGAGAAGTTCGACGAGTCGGGGCGGGACCTGTGGGTCACCGGCGGCCCGGTTCAGCTCTCGCCCGGGAGCGTCGGCGGCTTCGAGAACACCGTCTACGACGCGCATCCGATGGCCGAGAACATCTCGGCGCGCGAGGACGTGAACACCGCGGTCCCGCTGGCCTTCCAGACGGTGTACATCTCCGCGAACGGCTCGGAGTTCGACACGCTCATCGGCACCGGCGCGCCCGCCCGGGGCGGATCGGTCCGGATCACGGAGGGCTCGGGATTCTCTTCGAGAGACACGCACTACGCGGACGGCACCTACGACGGCCCGATGACCCACGAGGTCGTCATCTCTCCCCAGACGGCCGAGCTCTACGACGTCGGCGTCAACGACACGCTCTACATCGGCGGCTCGATCGGCGGCGCCCGGAACAACGAGTTCCGGATCGTAGGCGTCTCACCGACGTTCTCGCGGTTCCTCGGGACGCCGACAGTCGTGTTGCACCTGAGCGAACTGCAGGAGCTCACCGGCCAGACGGCCAACGACAAGGCAACGATGATCACCGTCGACGTGGCGGACGACGCCGACGTCGCCCGGGTCGAACGCGACCTCCAAGCGGCGTATCCGGAGTACGACGTCCGGACCAACCGCGAGCAGTTGCAGGCGACGCTCGAACGGCAGGCGGTGTTGCTCGCCGCGGGCGGCAGCCTCGTGGTCCTGGCGGCGATCGCCGGCATCGCGCTGACAACGAACCTCCTGCTCTCGTTGGTCTACCAGCAGCGGCGGATTCTTGCGGCCCTGCGCGCGCAGGGCGCGACCGCCTCGACGCTCGTCGGCGTGGTCGGGACGCAGGCGATCCTCCTCAGCCTCGCCGGCGGCCTCCTCGGAGCCGCGTTGACCGTTCCGGCGATCCGCGTGTTGAACGTCGTCGCCGAGACGGTCGTCGGCTTCGAGAACGTGGTGAGCGTCCAACCGCGGATCCTCCTCGCCGGGATCGCCGTCGCGCTCGTGATCGGCATCGGCGGGGCGCTCGTCGCGGGCTGGCGCGTCTCGCGGCTCTCGCCGCTGGAAGAGTTGAGCTGA
- a CDS encoding ABC transporter permease has protein sequence MGSRHRYAGLLGVALGRLAGRFRRGEGKQLAVSVLGVAIAIMVMVTVGGVALGLASQSAIQGDDVDYWIVPEDRTASSIAVSVDGPQLGGTHDVTARLNRNPQVEYATPVLLRVVQLRAPASDTSEFVLVAGVIPDGGDREVLGVSTAALTPGDPYYANGTYDGEWTGEVVASGPAAELLALEGGDPLATPRQGSNRSLHVENVSTGSYNTGAGPLPIVVVHQSELQAITGATAGDPADQILVSTTSAGVRSELEALYPQSSVITKSGFAEQSVSTSSLPVAVALTAVLTAVVVGTLFVATMMGLELHADRRRLAVLAAIGYRTRSQAFLVVAETFILTLCGTVVGIALGVGGIAATNALATRYLGVQSVAVFDPILVGAAGAVAVLIAAAASIYPVWLTRRTDVLEVLG, from the coding sequence ATGGGTAGCAGACACCGCTACGCCGGGCTCCTCGGCGTCGCGCTCGGGCGACTCGCCGGTCGGTTCCGCCGCGGCGAGGGCAAACAGCTCGCGGTGAGCGTCCTCGGCGTCGCGATCGCGATTATGGTGATGGTCACCGTCGGCGGCGTCGCGCTCGGCCTCGCCTCCCAGTCGGCGATCCAGGGCGACGACGTCGACTACTGGATCGTCCCGGAGGACCGGACCGCCTCCTCGATCGCCGTCTCGGTCGACGGCCCCCAGCTCGGCGGAACACACGACGTCACCGCCCGATTGAACCGGAACCCACAGGTGGAGTACGCGACGCCCGTGTTGCTCCGGGTGGTGCAGTTGCGGGCGCCCGCCTCAGATACGTCGGAATTCGTGCTCGTCGCGGGCGTCATCCCCGACGGCGGCGACCGGGAGGTCCTCGGCGTCTCGACGGCGGCGCTGACGCCGGGCGATCCCTACTACGCGAACGGGACCTACGACGGCGAGTGGACCGGCGAGGTCGTCGCGAGCGGACCGGCCGCCGAGCTGCTGGCGCTGGAAGGGGGGGATCCGCTGGCGACGCCGCGACAGGGTTCGAACCGATCGCTGCACGTCGAGAACGTCTCGACGGGCAGCTACAACACCGGGGCGGGCCCGCTGCCCATCGTCGTCGTCCACCAGAGCGAACTTCAGGCAATCACGGGCGCGACCGCGGGCGACCCGGCCGATCAGATCCTCGTGAGCACGACCTCCGCCGGGGTTAGATCCGAACTCGAAGCGCTCTACCCGCAGTCGTCGGTGATCACGAAGAGCGGCTTCGCCGAACAAAGCGTCTCGACGTCGAGTCTCCCCGTCGCGGTCGCGCTGACGGCCGTGCTGACCGCGGTCGTCGTCGGCACGCTCTTCGTCGCGACGATGATGGGCCTCGAACTGCACGCCGACCGCCGGCGACTCGCCGTCCTGGCCGCCATCGGCTACCGGACGCGCTCGCAGGCGTTCCTCGTCGTCGCCGAGACGTTCATCCTGACGCTCTGTGGCACCGTCGTCGGGATCGCGCTCGGGGTCGGCGGCATCGCGGCGACGAACGCGCTCGCGACGCGGTACCTCGGCGTCCAGTCGGTCGCCGTCTTCGATCCGATCCTGGTCGGCGCGGCGGGAGCGGTCGCGGTCCTCATCGCCGCCGCGGCCTCGATCTATCCCGTCTGGCTCACCCGCCGGACGGACGTCCTGGAGGTGCTCGGCTGA
- a CDS encoding ABC transporter ATP-binding protein, giving the protein MAEAAQTPSERPQVVACRDVTREYTRGSESRFSRQTHPTVTALEGVSVDIRPGEFVGIAGPSGSGKSTLLHLLAGLDTPSEGEVTLAGTKTTGLSEQRRARLRLEHVGIVFQHFYLLPSISARGNVALPLVEYGVGKSTRRETATDLLGRVGLDNRTTHKPGELSGGEQQRVAIARALATDPEVLIADEPTGELDTETGDRIIGVLRASTDDRAVVVASHDERVLEETDRVLRLRDGRLVSDG; this is encoded by the coding sequence ATGGCAGAGGCCGCCCAGACGCCCTCCGAACGACCCCAAGTCGTCGCCTGCCGCGACGTGACGCGAGAGTACACGCGCGGCTCAGAATCCAGATTCTCCAGGCAGACGCATCCGACGGTAACGGCCCTCGAAGGAGTTTCCGTAGACATCCGCCCCGGCGAGTTCGTCGGGATCGCCGGCCCCAGCGGGAGCGGCAAGTCGACTCTGCTGCACCTGCTCGCCGGCCTCGACACGCCAAGCGAGGGCGAGGTGACGCTGGCCGGGACGAAAACGACGGGACTCTCCGAACAGCGCCGCGCGCGACTTCGGTTGGAGCACGTCGGCATCGTCTTCCAGCACTTCTATCTGCTGCCGTCGATCTCCGCGCGCGGCAACGTCGCGCTGCCGCTCGTCGAGTACGGCGTCGGCAAGTCGACCCGCCGCGAGACGGCGACGGACCTCCTGGGTCGCGTCGGTCTCGACAACCGAACGACCCACAAGCCGGGCGAGCTGAGCGGCGGCGAGCAACAGCGCGTCGCGATCGCCCGCGCGCTCGCGACGGATCCAGAAGTGCTGATCGCCGACGAGCCCACCGGCGAACTCGACACCGAGACGGGCGATCGAATCATCGGGGTGCTGCGCGCGAGCACCGACGACCGCGCGGTCGTCGTCGCCTCCCACGACGAACGCGTGCTCGAAGAGACCGACCGGGTCCTCCGGCTCCGCGACGGACGCCTCGTGAGCGATGGGTAG